A window of Paremcibacter congregatus contains these coding sequences:
- a CDS encoding TonB-dependent receptor plug domain-containing protein, giving the protein MMTKLMISSSIFALSLTPAVLATAADEVAPLEIEEVVTVGTRSKGRSLADSPVPVDVINAQAFEKAATIGGELGQALQTLVPAFSFPRQSNSSGSDHVRAAQLRGMSPDQVLVLVNGKRRHTSAVVQLDTKIGRGTAPVDFNAIPVIALKRAEVLRDGAGAQYGSDAIAGVINMVLKDSDEGGQISASYGFHATHHEATDRNITDGETLLIMADAGFKIGTDGFLHVGGEFRDRNGTNRAGFDLVPFFEEDTPDNAARAGKINYYAGDPESQSFNGFYNMGMSVGEMELYSFGTYAYSDTDGTGFFRYPDSYQNVKSIYPEGFRPITTGVNNDLSLSFGGRGEVSGWDWDLGVSYGRNNFDYGVKNSLNASLGAASPTEFDLAEYTNAQFMINLDVVNEYEVSAFEGPMSVAFGAEYRHESFSTKAGDPASYQAGDDNSKAIGAQAGPGIPASDVASVGRDVFSLYADVEMNVTEAFMVGLATRYEHYDDFGSAFTGKASSRFELSDGFALRGAISNSFRAPALAQSHFRQTNFSFGDGGALIPVTQLPVSDPRAPELTEEKAFNLSAGFVADLTEGLNVTVDFFMIDVDDRITLSESMGTDDGGAITFFTNAVDTRTKGVDVIATYTHDLGDSQLDLMAAYNYSKTDVLAIHPIAGLNASDVIGVEERNTLETAAPRNKVILSAIWHNDSISLMTRATRFGETTRVFDFGGGFEPEQTYGAKWSIDLEVEYTLNEAISMAVGANNILDTYPDQSDELLNYFGNLPYDVLSPIGSNGRYLYARAKYSF; this is encoded by the coding sequence ATGATGACCAAGTTAATGATAAGCAGCAGTATTTTTGCTTTATCTCTGACCCCGGCCGTGCTGGCCACTGCCGCCGATGAGGTCGCTCCGCTGGAGATAGAGGAAGTGGTCACCGTCGGGACCCGCAGTAAAGGCCGCAGCCTGGCTGACAGTCCGGTACCGGTAGATGTTATTAATGCTCAGGCGTTTGAGAAAGCCGCGACAATCGGGGGTGAATTGGGACAGGCGCTGCAGACGTTGGTGCCGGCCTTCAGTTTCCCGCGTCAATCAAATTCAAGTGGATCCGATCACGTACGCGCCGCGCAATTACGGGGCATGAGCCCGGACCAGGTTTTGGTTCTGGTCAATGGCAAACGCCGTCACACCTCGGCTGTGGTGCAGCTTGATACCAAGATTGGCCGGGGTACTGCGCCGGTAGATTTTAATGCTATCCCGGTGATTGCCCTGAAACGGGCCGAAGTGTTGCGGGATGGCGCCGGGGCGCAATATGGGTCGGATGCCATTGCCGGTGTGATCAACATGGTGCTTAAAGACAGTGATGAAGGCGGGCAGATTTCCGCGTCTTACGGATTTCACGCCACCCATCATGAAGCGACAGACCGTAATATCACGGATGGTGAAACATTGTTGATTATGGCTGATGCAGGATTCAAGATCGGCACGGATGGGTTTCTGCATGTCGGGGGCGAATTCCGGGACCGCAATGGTACAAATCGCGCCGGTTTTGATCTGGTGCCTTTCTTTGAGGAAGATACCCCGGATAATGCCGCCCGGGCTGGCAAGATAAATTACTATGCCGGTGATCCGGAAAGCCAGTCGTTCAACGGGTTTTATAACATGGGCATGTCGGTGGGCGAGATGGAATTATATTCCTTTGGTACCTATGCCTATTCCGATACGGACGGGACAGGTTTCTTCCGTTATCCGGACAGTTATCAGAACGTAAAGTCAATCTACCCAGAGGGCTTCCGCCCGATTACCACCGGGGTCAATAATGACCTGTCTCTGTCTTTCGGGGGACGCGGGGAAGTGTCCGGATGGGACTGGGATTTGGGTGTGAGCTATGGCCGCAATAATTTTGATTACGGGGTGAAGAATTCCCTGAACGCGTCGCTTGGCGCGGCCAGCCCGACAGAGTTTGATCTGGCGGAATATACCAATGCGCAGTTCATGATTAATCTCGATGTGGTGAATGAGTATGAGGTTTCGGCTTTCGAAGGACCAATGAGTGTCGCTTTCGGGGCGGAATATCGCCATGAGAGCTTCTCGACCAAAGCTGGCGATCCGGCGTCCTACCAGGCCGGAGATGATAACAGTAAAGCTATTGGAGCCCAGGCGGGACCCGGTATTCCGGCATCGGATGTCGCCAGCGTCGGACGGGATGTGTTCAGCTTGTATGCCGACGTGGAAATGAACGTCACGGAAGCCTTTATGGTTGGTCTGGCCACCCGGTACGAACATTACGATGATTTTGGTAGCGCCTTCACCGGCAAGGCCAGTAGCCGTTTTGAACTGAGCGATGGATTTGCCCTGCGCGGCGCGATCAGCAACAGTTTCCGTGCACCGGCGTTGGCGCAATCGCATTTCCGCCAGACCAATTTCAGCTTTGGTGATGGCGGCGCTCTGATCCCGGTCACCCAGTTGCCGGTGAGCGATCCGCGCGCACCGGAACTGACGGAAGAAAAGGCCTTTAATCTAAGCGCCGGTTTTGTGGCGGATCTGACAGAAGGATTGAATGTCACCGTTGACTTCTTCATGATTGATGTTGATGACCGGATTACCTTATCGGAAAGCATGGGCACCGATGATGGTGGCGCGATTACCTTCTTCACCAATGCTGTCGATACAAGAACCAAGGGCGTCGACGTGATCGCCACTTATACTCACGATCTGGGAGACAGCCAGCTGGATCTGATGGCGGCCTATAACTATTCAAAAACCGACGTTTTGGCGATCCATCCGATTGCCGGTCTGAATGCCAGTGACGTTATTGGTGTGGAAGAGCGGAACACGCTTGAAACGGCGGCTCCCCGCAACAAGGTGATCTTGTCCGCCATCTGGCATAATGACAGCATCAGCCTGATGACCCGGGCGACCCGTTTTGGGGAAACCACGCGGGTGTTTGATTTTGGTGGGGGATTTGAGCCGGAACAGACTTATGGCGCCAAATGGTCGATTGACCTTGAGGTTGAATATACCTTGAACGAAGCGATCTCAATGGCGGTGGGGGCGAACAACATTCTGGACACTTACCCGGACCAGTCTGATGAGTTGCTTAACTATTTTGGCAATCTGCCCTATGATGTTTTGTCACCGATCGGGTCTAATGGCCGCTACTTATATGCCCGGGCGAAATATAGCTTCTAA
- a CDS encoding amidohydrolase: MKIRQIKQVFGGVVTGAAFIVCSQTSLAQDGKDWQDSLLVKMDRQGKVYDDIALRIGALAEIGHQEVQSSALLQKHLKQKGFSIAAGVAGMPTAFVASYGSGKPVIGIVAEFDALPGLSQTTDPVRTVNSHNSAGHACGHHLLGTGAIEAAVAVKDWLKKSGHKGTIRVYGAPAEEGGGGKVYLAREGHLDDVDALLNWHPWDQNASNSLSTLSNYNGKFRFYGTPSHAAAAPEKGRSALDGVEAMNHMVNMMREHLSEKTRVHYVITAGGDAPNVVPKFAEVYYYARHPDPAEVKRTWAWIKNAAEGAALGTGTRVESEILNAVYPVLPNDVMSRLVHRNLTRVGGVSYTAEETKFANKVMESYALGPVSLKRAEQIQDLETGDRVLSASSDVGDLSWIAPTNWLSTATWVPGTSAHSWQAVAAGNMSIGLKGMRVASKVMALSAIELFQTPTLVAAAKAEMEKRRGPGFTYKALLGDRKPPLDYRKK; encoded by the coding sequence ATGAAGATCAGGCAGATTAAGCAGGTATTTGGGGGAGTTGTGACAGGTGCCGCCTTCATAGTATGCAGCCAGACAAGCCTGGCGCAGGATGGTAAGGACTGGCAAGATAGCCTCTTGGTAAAGATGGACCGTCAGGGCAAGGTCTATGATGACATTGCCCTGCGTATCGGGGCGTTGGCAGAAATTGGACATCAGGAAGTTCAAAGCAGCGCTCTGTTGCAAAAACATCTTAAACAGAAGGGGTTTTCCATTGCGGCGGGCGTCGCAGGGATGCCGACGGCTTTTGTTGCAAGTTACGGCTCGGGAAAGCCGGTGATCGGGATTGTGGCTGAATTTGATGCCTTACCGGGCTTGTCGCAAACCACGGATCCGGTCAGGACAGTCAACTCTCATAACAGCGCCGGTCATGCCTGCGGTCATCACCTGCTCGGGACTGGCGCAATAGAGGCCGCGGTTGCGGTTAAGGACTGGTTGAAAAAGTCAGGTCACAAAGGCACCATTCGTGTTTATGGCGCACCAGCAGAAGAAGGCGGGGGCGGGAAAGTCTATCTTGCCCGTGAGGGACACCTGGATGATGTTGATGCGCTTTTGAACTGGCATCCTTGGGACCAGAATGCTTCTAATTCGCTCAGTACGTTGTCTAACTATAACGGTAAATTCCGCTTTTACGGTACGCCGTCCCATGCCGCTGCTGCCCCTGAGAAAGGCCGCAGCGCCCTTGACGGGGTAGAGGCCATGAATCATATGGTCAATATGATGCGTGAACATCTGTCGGAAAAAACCAGAGTGCATTATGTCATTACCGCCGGCGGCGATGCGCCGAATGTGGTCCCTAAATTCGCCGAAGTCTATTACTACGCCCGCCATCCGGATCCGGCAGAGGTAAAAAGAACATGGGCCTGGATTAAAAACGCGGCCGAAGGTGCTGCATTGGGGACCGGTACCCGGGTTGAAAGCGAAATCCTGAATGCAGTTTACCCCGTTCTGCCCAATGATGTGATGAGCCGTCTGGTACATCGCAATCTGACGCGGGTCGGCGGTGTGTCTTATACGGCTGAAGAAACCAAATTCGCCAATAAAGTCATGGAAAGTTACGCGCTGGGGCCGGTTTCTCTCAAGCGTGCCGAACAAATTCAGGATTTGGAAACCGGAGACCGTGTTCTGTCAGCCTCATCTGATGTGGGGGATCTTTCCTGGATTGCGCCGACCAACTGGCTGTCTACGGCAACCTGGGTGCCGGGAACATCGGCCCATAGCTGGCAAGCTGTGGCGGCGGGAAACATGAGTATTGGCCTGAAGGGAATGCGGGTGGCGTCGAAAGTCATGGCATTGAGCGCCATTGAACTTTTCC
- a CDS encoding cyclase family protein — MFFCFATSTRRFILTASLLALSACAPITEEPAKPISLWQVYNSTLKTAKYIDLTHAFEPQQAVWNGFDHAQFAPAKAKNDVPGFIGKGEIFSYEKHGVVATAYVLPTDQYGTQLDPPAHWNPMGATISEIPATYAIRPLVVINIAPQVAEDAGYHLQVSDIKAWEDKYGRIPEGSVVMVRSDWHKKWRDIERFNKKPFPGVGLAALKFLHQERHILFHGHEPLDTDTTPNLEGEYWLMHNNHAQAEGVANLDQVPEQGALLAIGYAKPEGGTGGYARYVAIAPSDWPYGVSIEALKERSLPAFKTPVSRDEHGVMRRQNMDMKD, encoded by the coding sequence ATGTTCTTTTGTTTTGCAACTTCAACACGCCGGTTTATTTTAACAGCAAGTTTGCTTGCTCTTTCTGCCTGCGCTCCGATAACGGAAGAGCCTGCAAAGCCCATATCCCTGTGGCAGGTTTACAACTCTACTCTGAAAACGGCGAAATATATCGACCTGACTCATGCTTTTGAGCCGCAACAGGCGGTCTGGAACGGATTTGATCACGCTCAATTTGCACCGGCGAAGGCAAAAAATGACGTTCCGGGGTTTATAGGTAAGGGTGAAATTTTTTCTTATGAGAAACACGGGGTTGTTGCGACGGCTTATGTCCTGCCGACGGATCAGTACGGGACGCAGCTTGACCCACCGGCCCATTGGAATCCGATGGGCGCCACGATCAGCGAGATTCCGGCGACTTATGCCATCAGACCGCTTGTGGTGATTAATATCGCACCACAGGTGGCGGAAGATGCCGGATATCATCTGCAGGTTTCCGATATTAAGGCGTGGGAAGACAAATATGGCAGAATCCCGGAAGGGTCTGTCGTGATGGTGCGCTCTGACTGGCATAAAAAATGGCGTGATATAGAACGGTTTAACAAGAAACCTTTTCCCGGCGTGGGCTTGGCGGCTTTGAAATTCCTGCATCAGGAACGTCATATCCTGTTTCATGGGCATGAACCTCTGGATACGGATACAACACCGAATCTGGAAGGAGAATATTGGCTGATGCATAACAATCATGCACAAGCTGAAGGAGTGGCTAATCTTGATCAGGTGCCGGAACAGGGGGCGCTGCTGGCGATCGGATACGCTAAACCGGAAGGTGGAACGGGCGGGTATGCCCGTTATGTCGCCATCGCGCCGTCGGACTGGCCTTACGGCGTTTCTATCGAGGCGCTGAAGGAACGTAGCCTGCCGGCTTTTAAAACCCCTGTAAGTCGGGATGAACATGGCGTAATGCGTCGTCAGAATATGGATATGAAGGACTGA
- a CDS encoding RuBisCO large subunit C-terminal-like domain-containing protein translates to MIENVTLDISGERFQVFYRLRCEAQDVEAFARHICVEQTIEFPAELIGDDDIRRHVMGQVVSLAPLDDHSWRVVISYAVEITGFSLTQTMNVIFGNVSLMPGVRVDRLEFPDSFLSRFKGPRFGLQGLRDLVGEKHQQLYCSALKPMGLSADQLAQQAYQLALGEFHFIKDDHGLADQPFAPFRERVSRCVEQVAKANQQTGGSSRYVVSLNSPAEQIVEDAIWAKEQGVGGLLVPPGIVGFDMMRRLADDDRIGLPILCHPSHLGSYVASPDNGLSFYALFGQLARLAGADVSIYPNFGGRFSFTRDQCLEIVKGCTDPMAILKPIVASPGGGMNFSNVQDMVDAYGKDIMFLIGGALHKGDATVPENCRAFKAQVAALLRR, encoded by the coding sequence ATGATTGAGAATGTAACGCTTGATATATCCGGGGAACGGTTCCAGGTATTTTACCGTTTGCGCTGCGAGGCGCAGGATGTGGAGGCGTTTGCCCGCCACATTTGTGTCGAACAGACCATTGAATTCCCGGCGGAACTGATCGGGGATGACGATATTCGCCGTCACGTGATGGGACAGGTTGTCTCTCTGGCGCCGTTGGACGACCACAGCTGGCGGGTGGTGATTTCCTATGCCGTTGAAATTACCGGGTTTAGCCTGACCCAGACCATGAATGTCATTTTTGGTAATGTCAGCCTGATGCCGGGCGTGCGGGTCGATCGTCTTGAATTTCCTGACAGTTTTCTGTCCCGTTTCAAAGGGCCGCGTTTTGGTCTTCAGGGATTGCGCGACCTGGTTGGCGAAAAACATCAACAGCTCTATTGTTCCGCGTTGAAACCGATGGGGCTGTCCGCAGACCAACTGGCGCAGCAGGCTTATCAACTGGCGTTGGGCGAGTTTCACTTTATCAAGGATGATCATGGTCTTGCTGATCAGCCTTTTGCGCCTTTCCGTGAGCGGGTGTCCCGGTGTGTGGAACAAGTGGCAAAAGCCAATCAACAGACCGGAGGCAGCAGCCGCTACGTGGTAAGCCTGAATTCTCCGGCGGAGCAGATTGTCGAAGATGCGATCTGGGCGAAAGAGCAGGGCGTTGGCGGTCTGCTGGTCCCGCCAGGCATCGTCGGATTTGACATGATGCGTCGTCTGGCGGATGATGACCGGATCGGCCTGCCCATCCTGTGTCATCCATCCCATCTGGGCAGTTATGTCGCCAGCCCCGATAATGGCCTTTCCTTTTACGCGCTGTTTGGACAACTGGCGCGTCTGGCCGGGGCGGATGTCAGTATTTATCCCAATTTTGGCGGACGTTTTTCCTTCACCCGCGATCAGTGTCTGGAAATTGTCAAGGGCTGCACTGATCCCATGGCCATCCTGAAGCCGATCGTTGCGTCTCCCGGAGGGGGCATGAACTTTTCAAATGTTCAGGACATGGTCGACGCCTACGGGAAAGATATAATGTTCCTCATTGGCGGGGCGTTGCATAAAGGGGATGCGACGGTTCCTGAAAATTGCCGTGCGTTCAAAGCCCAGGTCGCCGCCTTGTTGCGTAGATAA
- a CDS encoding transketolase — translation MTETKFYKDDWISRAQDVADAMRVRGFDYVMRNNGGYLSQICSSAEIFAFLYTRAMNLGPSQAPMVPVAFPGVPGKDNKAYVSGGAYNGIPGPDQDRFIFSPAHYALVLYMALIEVGRMAPEGLEAFNKDGSTVELIGAEHSPGVETTTGSLAQALSQAGGIALGRRLKAEAGQVWVMMSDGEFQEGQTWEAIQALSHHKLDNVSVIVDVNGQQCDGPMDGVMSIDPLAAKINAFGGVAIDVPGHDLAAMERALSARQPGKPLFLLARTDPTRGVPLLKERGAALHYLRFGSVEEKEKYQAACDMMCGEGS, via the coding sequence ATGACCGAGACCAAATTCTATAAGGATGACTGGATCTCCCGGGCACAGGATGTGGCGGATGCCATGCGGGTGCGGGGCTTTGATTATGTCATGCGCAATAACGGCGGTTATCTGAGCCAGATATGCTCTTCCGCTGAAATTTTCGCCTTTCTCTATACCCGGGCGATGAATTTGGGGCCGTCTCAGGCCCCCATGGTCCCGGTGGCTTTTCCCGGTGTGCCGGGAAAGGACAATAAGGCCTATGTCAGTGGCGGGGCCTATAATGGCATCCCCGGCCCGGATCAGGACCGGTTTATTTTTTCACCGGCCCATTATGCGCTGGTGCTCTATATGGCTCTGATCGAGGTCGGTCGTATGGCCCCCGAAGGGCTGGAAGCCTTCAATAAAGACGGTAGCACGGTCGAACTGATCGGGGCGGAACATTCACCGGGGGTGGAAACCACCACCGGATCATTGGCTCAGGCGCTCAGTCAGGCCGGCGGTATCGCGCTCGGGCGTCGGCTCAAGGCTGAGGCGGGGCAGGTCTGGGTCATGATGTCCGACGGTGAATTTCAGGAAGGTCAGACCTGGGAAGCCATTCAGGCCTTGTCGCATCATAAGCTGGATAATGTCAGTGTAATTGTCGATGTCAACGGTCAGCAATGCGATGGTCCGATGGACGGGGTGATGAGCATTGACCCTCTGGCGGCCAAGATTAATGCGTTTGGCGGGGTGGCGATTGACGTTCCGGGGCATGATCTGGCGGCGATGGAGCGGGCCTTAAGTGCCCGGCAACCCGGAAAGCCCTTATTCCTGCTGGCCCGGACCGACCCAACCCGCGGGGTGCCGTTGCTGAAGGAACGCGGTGCGGCGTTGCATTATCTGCGATTCGGGTCTGTGGAAGAGAAAGAAAAATATCAAGCCGCCTGCGACATGATGTGCGGGGAAGGATCATAA
- a CDS encoding transketolase family protein: MEIVSRPHVENFITWSQDKPEVLVLSADLTNSCEVGKWRDTYPDRFFSMGMAEQNMMGFAAGLAREGFTPFIHTFAVFIYRRAYDQLAMSVAYPNLKVRLMGFLPGIVTPGGVTHQAIEDIAIMRATPNMTVLETGDATEVESVLDVAQAIDGPVYVRFLRGEMPRLFPKSEPMVLNRARVIRRGGDVALLTSGIITEEALRAGAALEAKGVSVSHLHISTLKPFTDPTVLDAIRAAKHGVITMENHLVTGGLGSAVAEMMAEHGVGKPLVRLGLQDTYSHGASKGYLMAEHELDAMALVRNVEKMMKVRLNIAQEDLDQHRIEAVHSDAKAEAL; this comes from the coding sequence ATGGAAATTGTATCACGACCTCATGTGGAGAATTTTATCACCTGGTCGCAAGACAAGCCGGAAGTGCTTGTTTTGTCAGCGGATCTCACCAATTCCTGTGAAGTTGGAAAATGGCGCGATACCTATCCGGACCGTTTTTTTTCCATGGGTATGGCGGAACAGAATATGATGGGTTTTGCCGCTGGTTTGGCGCGGGAGGGCTTCACGCCCTTCATTCATACCTTTGCGGTCTTTATCTACCGTCGGGCCTATGATCAGCTTGCCATGTCGGTGGCCTATCCCAATCTGAAGGTGCGCCTGATGGGGTTCCTGCCGGGAATTGTCACGCCGGGCGGGGTGACCCATCAGGCAATTGAGGATATCGCCATCATGCGGGCGACCCCCAATATGACCGTGTTGGAAACCGGTGATGCGACAGAGGTCGAATCTGTGCTTGATGTCGCCCAGGCCATTGACGGACCAGTTTATGTCCGCTTTCTGCGCGGGGAAATGCCGCGACTGTTTCCAAAATCGGAGCCGATGGTGCTGAACCGGGCCCGGGTGATCCGGCGGGGCGGTGATGTCGCCTTGCTGACCTCCGGCATTATCACCGAGGAGGCTTTGCGGGCCGGGGCGGCGCTAGAGGCCAAGGGCGTGTCGGTCAGCCATTTGCATATTTCAACCCTGAAGCCTTTTACCGACCCGACTGTGCTCGACGCCATTCGCGCCGCAAAGCATGGGGTTATCACCATGGAAAATCATTTGGTGACCGGTGGATTGGGCTCTGCCGTGGCCGAAATGATGGCGGAGCATGGGGTGGGGAAACCACTGGTGCGGCTCGGCCTGCAGGACACCTATTCTCATGGGGCAAGCAAAGGCTATCTGATGGCGGAACATGAGCTGGACGCCATGGCGCTGGTGCGTAATGTGGAAAAAATGATGAAAGTTAGGTTGAATATTGCCCAGGAAGATCTGGATCAGCACCGGATCGAAGCTGTCCATAGCGACGCCAAAGCCGAGGCCTTGTGA